In the Triticum aestivum cultivar Chinese Spring chromosome 2B, IWGSC CS RefSeq v2.1, whole genome shotgun sequence genome, TTCCCCTGTCtcccgccggcctcatcgttgatCCATCTCATTTTcgatggccttagggccatggtggcacggtggatctcggcccttgcctGCGAGAGAGCTCTGTTTTTAATTGTTTGTTcacgttttgttagggtttgtgtgtTGTTCGGGAAGACAAGACGGCGACGGCTCCcaaaagatggaataaggttctccttgCTTATCCCCCATCCTGATGGTGAGTCTAGCATCATCGGTGGACGGGTGGatgtgtgtctccggcggatctgccATGGTGGTTTTGCTCCGATCTGGTCGTAGTTCGTCTACATTcatgtgttttcaggttggatccttctgatctacgctatctactgtgttggtcctatggggccttagcacgacgagtTCCCCACTGTCTACTACAACACGTTTAGCCCGGCTTTGGCAAGGGAGGAgcaatgacagcggcgcgccttcggctcgctttagtgcgtgtagtcgtcgctaggtggtctatggatgtGAATGTGATTTTTATTATCCCTAGTGTTCGTTGTGCtgtcatgattgaaaatgaatagattggaagtttaaaaaaaatagaaaaaataaaaaggaccCAAACGAGCTCTCCTTCAGTTTTAGGCATACTCCAACCGAACCTAAAAAAACAGAGGGAGTTGTACCATACCGCAGTACCCTGCACCACCAACAAGCCATTTCCTTCCCCAGAATGCACACGAATTTCTAAACAACCGGACTGAAAACCCATGGTCAAGAAATCTCAGACCTAGCGCCAACCAAACATACAAACAAGAAACGTAGCAAATATAACGGGAGCCAGATCCTAGTCGACGCAGCACAACCAGGTACACATACAGGCCACACCGAAAGTAGGCGATCGAGTCGAGTGAAAAATCCACCGGCCATGAAGGGGAGGAAGAGGCATCACGCCATGTCCTGCTGCGTGCTGCTCACCGTTCTCGTCATCCTGGGCATCCTCTCCATCGTGCTCTACATCCTGTACCGCCCGCTCCCACCGCGCGTGGTGACGTCGCCCGTGGAGACCATCGTCCAGGACTTCAGCCTGCTCCCGCCGTCGCTCACGCTGTCCGCGAGCGTGCACGTGATGGCGAGCAACCCGAGCCGCGCGCCGTTCCGGTACGGGGAGACGGTGACGGCGGTGACGTACCACGGCGAACCCGTCGGGACGACGGTGGTGCCAGCCGGCAAGATCGGCAGGCAGACGACGTCGTGGGTGGCGCCGGTGACGGAGGTGGACGGGATCAAGGTGGCCGAGAGCCCGCACTTCGCCGGCGACGTGGTGGCCGGGGCGCTTCCGTTCGTGGTGGTGGTGAGGCTGGACGGGAAGGCGCTGGTGCTGCGCGCGTTTGAGGTGAGCGTCACCGTCGAGGTGGTGTGCTACGTCCAGGTCTACGTCCTCCAGGGGGCCAGCAGCTCCAACTGCGTCTCGAGGGTCCGCACAGGGGGCCAGCAGCTCCAACTGCGTCTCGAGGGTCCGCACAGGGCCTGGACGTAATTACTAGGCGTGTCCATCTTCTTGTTCCACAATTTGTTTTATTTATTCTTTCCAGTTTGTAAGTCGGAAACTATGGACGTTCCCGTTGTGAGTTACATTCTGAAGCTGATTCCAAGTGACTCTACCAGTTCCAGTTCCAGTGGCGGGCCCATGAACGGTTTATACAAATATAATGCATAGACAACATAATTTCAATACGACGATTCAAACTTCATAAAATACAATCCAAAGACTATAGCTTGGTCTAAATTACCATTATTGTCCTGAAAAAATGTCCTAAAATAGCATTAAGAGGTTAGAGCATTTTCAGCGCGGACCCTTAAACCGTTCAACTGTCCGGACCGAGTTGCCCGACGCAAACCATCCAATGATGTTCCGTATTTGTCCATGGACCGGTTCGCGTGTCCATTTTCCTGCAAATCAGGGGCTCTGTGAGAGTCCGGACACCGGCACATAGGACTCTGACACCCTTGGCCCACCCAAAATCAAGGTAGAGCCCGCCCATTTGGAGTGGTCTGCATTATTTTTGCGACAACCTCCTCCCTTTCTCCACCCTCTCGACTACCATCCTCCCGCTATCCACATCAATACTCGCCCTTTTTGCCGCTACCACATGGACCCATACGAAAAGCTGTTGGAGACGACAGAGGTGGAGAATCCGGAGAAGGTGGTCACCCGGAAGATCAACTTGGAGACAAGGCAAGCCCGCCGCCTCAAAGCGAAGGCAAAGGACAAGGCGAGCGACGTAAAGAAGGGCAGCGGGCGAGGTGGGTGGGGCCTGGGACGAGGTCGTCGCCGTCGTCACCGTCCTGGCCGGAGCAAAACCAGCCTCCCTTCTTCTACGCCGCCAAGTAGCTCGGTCGGCAGTCCCCAGCATCCGCCACCAGGCACTTGTCGTATCCAAACAGGTCCCTCAAAAATATACATATCTGCTTTGGGGtcagcgttgaagatgcccttagacaattagccttagatgcacagtgtAAATTATTTGCGCTTTTAgagggggtgccatggatctgccCCTGACCAATCCCATGGTTCTTGGCCGGATAAGGCCGTTATAGCATAGCAGAAACCTGTCATAATACTCTACTATTAAAGAGGAGTCTGCAATTGTGATGGTACGTCTTGGTTTGGTTTAGTTTGGTTTCGTACGATTTGTTGGTTTCACGTTAATTATGaagagcataatttttttgatggaataATCACGTTTATTATGAAGAGAATCATTAGACAGCAGGATCACGTTCATTATGAAAAGTAACATCGAGGGTTAGACAGAAGGATCACGTTAATTATGAAGAGCATCATTAGGTAGCAAGATCACCTTAATTATGAAAAGTAACATCGAGCGTTGGGCGGAAGGATCACATTAATATGAAGATTATCATTCTTTGGAAGAGAATCATTATAGTTATGGCAAGTATCATTCTTTGGAGAAGGGATGTCTTATTGACTTTTCAAATTCatcaacatttttttgaaatcgttaacgtttttcaaattcgtgaacatattttacaaatttgtgaacattCTTTAGAATTTCACTAACATATTTTTAAATTGCGcacattttttaatatttttaacattttcttaaaattcatgaacatttcatgAGTAATTTTTAAAATATGTGAACATTCTTTTAATACATGATTATGGTTTTTCGGAATCACGAACAGTTTTTGATACCATGAGCATTTATCATTTTCTGAATAGTTCTTt is a window encoding:
- the LOC123039193 gene encoding uncharacterized protein, encoding MKGRKRHHAMSCCVLLTVLVILGILSIVLYILYRPLPPRVVTSPVETIVQDFSLLPPSLTLSASVHVMASNPSRAPFRYGETVTAVTYHGEPVGTTVVPAGKIGRQTTSWVAPVTEVDGIKVAESPHFAGDVVAGALPFVVVVRLDGKALVLRAFEVSVTVEVVCYVQVYVLQGASSSNCVSRVRTGGQQLQLRLEGPHRAWT